A genomic segment from Saimiri boliviensis isolate mSaiBol1 chromosome 14, mSaiBol1.pri, whole genome shotgun sequence encodes:
- the ZNF446 gene encoding zinc finger protein 446 has protein sequence MPSPLGPPCLPLMDPETTLEEPETARLRFRGFCYQEVAGPREALARLRELCHQWLQPEAHSKEQMLEMLVLEQFLGTLPPEIQAWVRGQRPGSPEEAAALVEGLQHDPGQLLGWITAHVLKQEVLPAAQKTEDSLGSPHPSGTVESPGEGPQDIRIEGSVQLSCSVKEEPNVDGQEMAPSSPLLAAQSPEGHHGHQEPASTSFHPPRIQEEWGLLDRSQKELYWDAMLEKYGTVVSLGLPPHQPEAQAQSELGMLLTGAGVCRNMGSGDENEGLPGCPEAQPPQGPGPAAWDGPSGATAPAPTARPGTPPAPATPTPTETRLEPGATPRKPYMCEQCGRGFDWKSVFVIHHRTHTGRPGSQSPGLATGEGTEKPPQGELAFPRHPRRSLAGPQSYPCEECGCSFSWKSQLVIHRKSHAGQRRHFCSDCGRAFDWKSQLVIHLKSHRPEAP, from the exons ATGCCATCCCCTCTGGGTCCCCCATGCCTGCCCCTCATGGACCCAGAGACCACCCTCGAGGAGCCTGAGACTGCCCGCCTCCGCTTCCGAGGGTTCTGCTACCAGGAGGTGGCAGGTCCCCGAGAAGCCCTGGCCCGGCTGCGTGAGCTGTGTCACCAGTGGCTGCAGCCTGAGGCACACTCCAAggagcagatgctggagatgcTGGTGCTGGAGCAGTTCCTGGGCACACTGCCTCCTGAGATCCAGGCCTGGGTGCGAGGTCAGCGGCCAGGCAGTCCTGAGGAGGCTGCTGCCCTGGTCGAAGGACTGCAGCATGACCCTGGGCAGCTGTTGGGCTGG ATCACAGCCCATGTCTTGAAGCAGGAGGTGCTCCCTGCAGCCCAGAAGACAGAGGACTCACTGGGGAGTCCCCACCCCTCAGGGACAGTGGAGTCCCCTGGGGAGGGTCCCCAGGACATCAGAATAGAGGGGTCTGTCCAGCTCAGCTGCAGTGTGAAGGAGGAGCCCAATGTTGATGGACAGGAAATGG CACCCTCCAGCCCTCTACTTGCAGCTCAGTCCCCTGAGGGGCACCATGGACACCAAGAACCAGCCTCTACCTCCTTCCACCCACCCAGGATTCAG GAGGAGTGGGGGCTGCTGGACCGCTCACAGAAGGAACTGTACTGGGACGCGATGCTGGAGAAGTACGGCACGGTGGTCTCCCTGG GGTTACCACCCCACCAGCCGGAGGCACAGGCCCAGTCGGAGTTGGGGATGCTGCTCACGGGGGCAGGCGTCTGCAGAAACATGGGCTCAG gagATGAGAATGAGGGTCTGCCGGGCTGCCCAGAGGCCCAGCCACCCCAGGGCCCGGGTCCTGCGGCCTGGGATGGCCCATCTGGGGCCACAGCTCCTGCCCCCACTGCGCGCCCAGGGACACCACCAGCGCCGGCCACGCCCACACCCACAGAGACGCGACTGGAGCCGGGCGCCACCCCCAGGAAGCCCTACATGTGCGAGCAGTGTGGCCGCGGCTTTGATTGGAAGTCAGTGTTTGTCATCCACCACCGGACACACACAGGCAGGCCAGGTTCTCAGTCCCCAGGGCTAGCCACTGGCGAAGGCACAGAGAAACCGCCACAAGGGGAGCTGGCCTTTCCGCGACACCCGCGACGGTCACTCGCAGGCCCCCAGAGTTACCCATGCGAGGAGTGCGGGTGCAGCTTCAGCTGGAAGTCGCAGCTGGTCATCCACCGCAAGAGCCACGCGGGCCAGCGGCGCCACTTCTGCAGTGACTGCGGCCGCGCCTTCGACTGGAAGTCACAGCTGGTCATCCATCTTAAGAGTCACCGGCCGGAGGCTCCGTGA